A genomic stretch from Natronomonas gomsonensis includes:
- a CDS encoding Rieske (2Fe-2S) protein yields MAEERIADIEEVPEDSTLLFTVREGFDEKEVVLVRLNGDIAAWRNFCPHWTDVRLDKGSGAEFRDGEVVCTRHGATFEPDSGHCTYGPCEGSYLEEVDVEVRDGGVYLAEDDYEFDHVGPKSDRDLSSGRIGFSGN; encoded by the coding sequence ATGGCCGAGGAGCGCATCGCCGACATCGAGGAGGTTCCCGAGGACTCGACGCTTCTGTTTACGGTTCGGGAGGGCTTCGACGAGAAGGAGGTCGTTCTCGTTCGACTGAACGGCGACATCGCCGCGTGGCGGAACTTCTGTCCCCACTGGACCGACGTGCGACTCGACAAGGGAAGCGGCGCGGAGTTCCGCGACGGCGAAGTCGTCTGTACGCGTCACGGCGCGACGTTCGAACCCGATTCCGGACACTGCACGTACGGCCCCTGCGAGGGGTCGTATCTCGAAGAAGTCGACGTCGAAGTTCGTGACGGTGGCGTGTATCTCGCCGAAGACGACTACGAGTTCGACCACGTCGGGCCCAAGAGCGACCGCGACCTCTCCTCCGGACGTATCGGCTTCAGCGGGAATTAG
- a CDS encoding aminotransferase class IV: protein MQYHVNGTLRDRDEATVSVDDRGFRYGDAAFETCRAYGGEVFAWDRHVERLHRTCETLGMADAVPDDLAVRVAETLDANDFEDAYVRVSVSRGVQPGKLTPDEDVDPTVVVYVKPLPRGGVDGQRVWDDPAVVQSVQTRRIPDSAVPSNAKTHNYLNGILARLELRRASNEGYRPDEALMRDTNGHVAEGATSNLFFVDDGVLKTPETGSILPGITREVVIELAESEDFPVRTGRYTPDDVRNADEAFLTNSTWELRPIATLDGIEIGGGPLTTLLQRLYDERVETRCYANSR, encoded by the coding sequence ATGCAGTACCACGTAAACGGAACACTACGCGACCGAGACGAGGCGACCGTCAGCGTCGACGACCGCGGATTTCGATACGGAGACGCTGCCTTCGAGACGTGTCGGGCCTACGGCGGCGAGGTGTTCGCGTGGGACCGCCACGTCGAACGGCTCCATCGAACCTGCGAGACGCTCGGGATGGCCGATGCCGTCCCCGACGACCTCGCGGTTCGCGTCGCCGAGACGCTGGACGCCAACGATTTCGAGGACGCCTACGTTCGCGTCTCGGTGAGCAGGGGAGTCCAACCCGGGAAACTGACGCCGGACGAAGACGTCGACCCCACGGTCGTCGTGTACGTGAAACCGCTCCCGCGCGGGGGCGTCGACGGCCAGCGCGTCTGGGACGACCCCGCCGTCGTTCAGTCGGTGCAGACGCGGCGAATCCCCGACAGTGCGGTGCCGTCCAACGCCAAGACCCACAACTACCTCAACGGCATTCTCGCTCGCCTTGAACTCCGGCGGGCATCCAACGAGGGGTACCGACCGGACGAGGCGCTGATGCGGGACACGAACGGCCACGTCGCGGAGGGGGCGACGAGCAACCTGTTTTTCGTCGACGACGGCGTGCTGAAGACGCCCGAAACGGGGTCGATTCTCCCCGGCATCACTCGAGAGGTGGTCATCGAACTCGCCGAATCCGAGGACTTCCCGGTTCGGACGGGGCGATACACGCCGGACGACGTGCGGAACGCCGACGAGGCGTTCCTGACGAACTCGACGTGGGAACTCCGGCCGATTGCGACGCTCGACGGCATCGAAATCGGCGGTGGACCGCTGACGACGCTGCTTCAACGGCTCTACGACGAGCGGGTCGAAACGCGCTGTTACGCTAATTCCCGCTGA
- a CDS encoding anthranilate synthase component II — MTAPTILVVDNYDSFVYNLVQYVGTHADVVVERNDAITVEDIRSLEPDGIVVSPGPGTPSEAGVSVPIFAELSYPTLGVCLGHQALCAANGAAVGHAPDVVHGKPSSVTHDGRGLFEALPERFEVGRYHSLAVERGDIPSVLEETAHTDDERSVVMGVRHRDKPHVGVQFHPESILTEVGERMIATFCTRCSTT, encoded by the coding sequence ATGACGGCGCCCACGATTCTCGTCGTCGACAACTACGACTCGTTCGTCTACAACCTCGTCCAGTACGTGGGCACACATGCGGACGTTGTGGTCGAACGCAACGATGCGATAACGGTCGAGGACATCCGAAGCTTAGAGCCCGACGGAATCGTCGTCTCGCCGGGCCCCGGTACGCCGTCGGAAGCGGGCGTGTCTGTGCCGATATTCGCGGAACTCTCTTATCCGACACTCGGCGTCTGTCTGGGCCATCAGGCGCTGTGTGCCGCCAACGGCGCCGCGGTCGGCCACGCGCCCGACGTCGTCCACGGGAAACCCTCCTCGGTGACCCACGACGGTCGGGGACTCTTCGAAGCGCTCCCCGAGCGATTCGAGGTCGGCCGGTATCACTCCCTCGCCGTCGAGCGTGGTGACATCCCGTCGGTTCTCGAAGAGACGGCCCATACCGACGACGAACGGAGCGTCGTGATGGGTGTCCGCCATCGCGACAAGCCCCACGTCGGCGTGCAGTTTCACCCCGAGAGCATCCTCACCGAGGTCGGTGAGCGCATGATTGCGACGTTCTGTACACGATGCAGTACCACGTAA
- a CDS encoding anthranilate synthase component I family protein encodes MRVVTDRADFRSTAADAPPDARVPVELRVRVADPFEAYRRARNGDGGDVLLETTGGQSGWGYFATDPIERLTVSADAVSPESASPSLAALDGLLSGESLTRGGCTVPYPCGAFGWLSYDIARELETLSDAEEDRGLPRLQVATYDRVAAWEEPWTSEATLRVTACPRLDEHDGVDAAYEWGLGRARDLVARAIAGDRSVGRPPSERSRATFDSECTREAFAERVRRVKEHIHEGDTFQANVSQRLSAPAAVHPVDAYAALRRVNPAPYSALVEFPGVDLVSASPELLLDVEGDRLLTEPIAGTRPRGETPEADAELEADLLGDEKERAEHAMLVDLERNDLGKVSEYGSVDVREYRRVDRYSEVMHLVSLVEGRRRADCSLADAVAAVFPGGTITGAPKPRTMEIIDSVERSSRGPYTGAIGVFGFDDRATLNIVIRTLVRHADRYYLRVGAGIVHDSDPDSEYDETLDKGRALVKALDAALDERTTLTVGATER; translated from the coding sequence ATGCGAGTCGTCACCGACCGGGCCGATTTCCGTTCGACGGCAGCCGACGCCCCTCCGGACGCGCGGGTTCCGGTCGAACTCCGTGTTCGCGTCGCCGACCCTTTCGAGGCGTACCGTCGGGCGCGCAACGGCGACGGCGGCGACGTACTCCTCGAAACTACCGGCGGACAGTCCGGGTGGGGGTACTTTGCGACGGACCCAATCGAGCGGCTCACCGTCTCAGCCGACGCGGTCTCCCCCGAGTCTGCGTCACCGTCACTCGCCGCCCTCGACGGGCTTCTTTCCGGAGAGTCACTCACACGCGGTGGCTGTACCGTGCCGTACCCCTGTGGCGCCTTCGGGTGGCTCTCCTACGACATCGCACGCGAACTCGAGACACTCTCCGACGCCGAGGAGGACCGCGGCTTACCGCGGCTTCAGGTGGCGACGTACGACCGCGTGGCCGCGTGGGAAGAGCCGTGGACGAGCGAGGCTACGCTTCGAGTAACCGCGTGTCCGCGACTCGACGAACACGACGGCGTCGATGCCGCCTACGAGTGGGGGCTCGGCCGCGCCCGTGACCTCGTCGCCCGAGCCATCGCCGGCGACCGCTCGGTCGGCCGGCCGCCATCCGAGCGCTCCCGTGCGACGTTCGACTCCGAGTGTACGCGCGAGGCCTTCGCCGAGCGCGTCCGTCGCGTCAAGGAGCACATCCACGAGGGAGACACGTTTCAGGCCAACGTCTCTCAGCGGCTCTCGGCGCCGGCGGCCGTACACCCGGTCGACGCCTACGCCGCGCTCCGGCGAGTGAACCCGGCGCCGTACTCGGCGCTCGTCGAGTTTCCGGGCGTGGACCTCGTCAGCGCGAGTCCCGAACTCCTCCTCGATGTCGAGGGCGACCGACTCTTGACCGAACCCATCGCCGGCACCAGACCGCGCGGGGAGACCCCCGAGGCCGACGCCGAACTCGAAGCCGACCTCCTCGGCGACGAGAAGGAGCGGGCCGAACACGCCATGCTCGTCGACCTCGAACGCAACGACCTCGGAAAGGTCAGCGAGTACGGCAGCGTCGACGTTCGGGAGTACCGCCGCGTCGACCGCTACTCGGAGGTCATGCACCTCGTCAGTCTCGTCGAGGGGCGCCGCCGGGCGGACTGCTCGCTGGCCGACGCCGTCGCGGCCGTCTTCCCCGGCGGAACGATTACCGGCGCGCCGAAACCGCGGACGATGGAGATAATCGATTCGGTCGAACGGAGTTCGCGCGGCCCCTACACCGGTGCCATCGGCGTCTTCGGCTTCGACGACCGCGCGACGCTCAACATCGTCATCCGTACACTCGTCCGCCACGCCGACCGGTATTACCTCCGCGTGGGCGCCGGTATCGTCCACGACTCCGACCCCGACAGCGAGTACGACGAAACCCTCGACAAGGGTCGTGCCCTCGTCAAGGCCCTCGATGCGGCGCTGGACGAACGAACCACGCTCACCGTGGGGGCGACGGAGCGATGA
- a CDS encoding helix-hairpin-helix domain-containing protein produces the protein MPITKLIRTMLGLGSSDSTEEESTETTNVTVEHEPEEEPEPEPDADNEAAVKGTDEQAAEADEEPAEAETDDADESVDQGSDDAVAAGTDASASTGSMTEEPPTDEDVSAEPAETGTDVTNHSGTDTSAAEPAEAAGPVPDEPEGGSVPVENVSGIGPAYANRLNDAGIDSVTDLLDADPEELAEETDLSPKRISGWQDNAADL, from the coding sequence ATGCCAATCACCAAACTCATTCGGACCATGCTGGGCCTCGGCTCCAGCGACTCCACCGAGGAGGAGTCCACCGAGACGACGAACGTGACCGTCGAACACGAACCGGAGGAGGAACCGGAACCGGAGCCGGACGCCGACAACGAAGCAGCGGTGAAAGGAACCGACGAGCAAGCAGCCGAAGCCGACGAGGAACCGGCCGAAGCGGAGACCGACGACGCGGACGAATCGGTCGACCAAGGTAGCGACGACGCCGTTGCGGCGGGCACGGACGCCAGCGCGTCTACGGGCTCGATGACCGAGGAACCGCCGACCGACGAGGACGTTTCGGCGGAACCAGCCGAAACCGGAACCGATGTGACCAACCACAGCGGTACGGACACTTCGGCCGCCGAACCGGCCGAGGCGGCCGGCCCGGTCCCCGACGAACCAGAGGGCGGTAGCGTCCCGGTCGAGAACGTCAGCGGTATCGGCCCCGCCTACGCGAACCGGCTCAACGACGCCGGCATCGACAGCGTCACCGACCTCCTCGATGCCGACCCCGAGGAACTCGCAGAGGAAACGGACCTCTCGCCGAAGCGCATCAGCGGCTGGCAGGACAACGCCGCCGACCTCTGA
- a CDS encoding shikimate dehydrogenase: MDVFGLIGNPVGHSLSPPMHEAAYDALEMDARYVTFEPSRDSLGLALDGASALGVRGLNVTIPFKEDVLALVDPDPLAERIGAVNTVDFSGEPTGHNTDAAGVIRAFEHHDVSLSGTAVVVGAGGAGRAAAFALADEGVDVHIANRTVSRAETLADAVPNASAHGLDALDSLLADADVLVNATSVGMESDETPVPKAALHADLAVLDAVYDPIETRLLREASAVGARTIDGAWMLLFQGVEAFELWTDRDAPVDVMNEALRASL; this comes from the coding sequence ATGGACGTGTTCGGTCTCATCGGAAACCCCGTCGGTCACTCGCTGTCGCCGCCGATGCACGAGGCGGCCTACGACGCCCTGGAGATGGACGCTCGCTACGTGACGTTCGAGCCATCACGCGATTCGCTGGGTCTCGCCCTCGACGGCGCCAGCGCGCTCGGCGTTCGCGGACTCAACGTCACCATCCCGTTCAAAGAGGACGTGCTGGCGCTCGTCGACCCGGACCCGCTGGCCGAGCGCATCGGCGCAGTGAACACCGTCGACTTCTCGGGGGAGCCGACGGGGCACAACACCGATGCCGCCGGTGTCATCCGGGCCTTCGAGCACCACGACGTGTCGCTTTCGGGAACCGCGGTTGTCGTCGGTGCCGGCGGTGCGGGGCGGGCGGCCGCCTTCGCCCTCGCCGACGAGGGGGTGGACGTTCACATCGCCAATCGAACCGTCTCGCGCGCGGAGACGCTCGCCGACGCGGTGCCGAACGCGAGCGCCCACGGCCTCGACGCGCTCGATTCGCTGCTGGCCGATGCGGACGTACTGGTCAACGCGACGAGCGTCGGGATGGAATCCGACGAGACGCCGGTTCCGAAGGCGGCGCTCCACGCCGACCTCGCGGTGCTGGATGCCGTCTACGACCCCATCGAGACGCGACTGCTTCGGGAGGCGTCCGCGGTTGGCGCGAGGACTATCGACGGGGCCTGGATGCTGCTGTTTCAGGGCGTCGAGGCGTTCGAGTTGTGGACCGACCGGGATGCACCGGTCGATGTCATGAACGAAGCGCTGAGAGCGTCGCTCTGA
- a CDS encoding pyruvoyl-dependent arginine decarboxylase gives MEIDVVWGAAEAPTELSAFDAALAEAGVHNYNLLQLSSVVPADATVVEAGRHEQSAPTGTPVSVVLAERSSSTDGETLAAGLGWATSPSGGVFMEATGDSETEVRAELRASLAGAKELREWDWREETLCVRGHTVEDTGSVVVAAVYPGFRVPWIHDE, from the coding sequence ATGGAAATCGATGTCGTCTGGGGGGCCGCCGAAGCCCCGACGGAGTTGAGCGCCTTCGACGCTGCGCTGGCCGAGGCCGGCGTCCACAACTACAACCTCCTGCAGTTGTCGTCGGTCGTTCCCGCTGACGCGACGGTCGTCGAGGCCGGGCGTCACGAACAGTCCGCACCGACTGGAACGCCCGTCTCGGTCGTCCTCGCCGAGCGGTCGAGTTCGACCGACGGCGAGACGTTGGCGGCCGGTCTCGGGTGGGCCACTTCGCCCAGCGGCGGCGTGTTCATGGAAGCTACCGGCGACTCCGAAACCGAGGTCCGAGCGGAACTCAGGGCGTCGTTGGCGGGGGCGAAAGAACTCCGGGAGTGGGACTGGCGCGAGGAGACGCTGTGTGTCCGGGGACACACCGTCGAGGACACCGGTTCGGTCGTCGTCGCGGCCGTCTACCCCGGCTTCCGCGTGCCGTGGATTCACGACGAGTGA
- a CDS encoding D-aminoacyl-tRNA deacylase: MLAVVVSRADSASEHIGERLLDREEWTEHEDESRSEGKGGGTYYRTDGAELRTFEDLHLYLDGAAAAFDDPDMLVFASRHSGDTGPLLTAHATGNFGPAEYGGGEGSLARAAPNALKHVRESFAEYAPEGYDVGIECTHHGPSLVGCPSLFVELGSGEDEWADPAGAEAVAEAILDLRGVDPATERTVVGFGGGHYAPRFDRILTETDWAVGHIAADWSLDDMGDPGEAKAVIAKAFRASGTEFALLDGDHPELEAVIDDLGFLSVSETWLRETTGVPLELVEELERDLTAIDDGLRFGSPAIDYDGEYVLEELPEELLEEANGVDREAVLEAVSERALAYETLEGASLVGGPVALPETGSYRNIVESLAAVLESKYDTVEVRDGEVFAARAVFDPKLARDAGIEEGPAFGRLSSGESVEADGETVEPADVRRAREQRFEF; this comes from the coding sequence ATGCTCGCAGTCGTCGTCTCCCGGGCCGACAGCGCTTCCGAACACATCGGTGAACGATTGCTGGACCGCGAGGAGTGGACCGAACACGAAGACGAAAGCCGTTCCGAGGGGAAAGGTGGCGGGACCTACTACCGCACCGACGGCGCCGAACTCCGCACGTTCGAGGACCTCCATCTGTACCTCGACGGCGCTGCGGCGGCGTTCGACGACCCCGACATGCTCGTCTTCGCCTCGCGACACTCCGGGGACACCGGGCCGCTGCTGACCGCACACGCGACCGGTAACTTCGGCCCCGCCGAGTACGGCGGGGGAGAAGGCTCGCTCGCCCGAGCCGCGCCGAACGCGCTCAAACACGTCCGTGAGTCGTTCGCGGAGTACGCCCCCGAGGGCTACGATGTGGGTATCGAGTGCACCCACCACGGCCCGAGTCTCGTCGGCTGTCCGTCACTGTTCGTGGAGTTGGGTAGCGGTGAAGACGAGTGGGCCGACCCGGCCGGCGCCGAGGCCGTCGCCGAAGCCATCCTCGACCTCCGGGGCGTCGACCCCGCAACCGAACGAACCGTCGTCGGGTTCGGCGGCGGCCACTACGCACCCCGGTTCGACCGGATACTGACCGAAACCGACTGGGCGGTCGGTCACATCGCCGCCGACTGGTCGCTCGACGACATGGGTGACCCCGGCGAAGCGAAGGCGGTCATCGCGAAGGCGTTCCGGGCCAGCGGCACCGAGTTCGCGCTCCTCGACGGTGACCACCCCGAGTTGGAAGCTGTCATCGACGACCTCGGATTCCTTTCGGTGTCAGAGACGTGGCTCCGGGAGACGACAGGCGTTCCCCTCGAACTCGTCGAAGAACTGGAGCGTGACCTCACCGCCATCGACGATGGCCTCCGGTTCGGTTCCCCCGCCATCGATTACGACGGCGAGTACGTCCTCGAGGAACTCCCCGAAGAACTGCTCGAGGAGGCCAACGGCGTCGACCGCGAGGCCGTTCTGGAGGCCGTCTCCGAGCGCGCACTCGCCTACGAGACGCTGGAGGGGGCCTCACTCGTCGGCGGCCCGGTGGCGTTGCCCGAAACCGGCAGTTACCGAAACATCGTCGAGTCCCTCGCGGCCGTCCTCGAATCGAAGTACGACACCGTCGAGGTACGCGACGGCGAGGTGTTCGCCGCGCGGGCGGTGTTCGACCCCAAACTCGCCCGGGACGCCGGTATCGAGGAAGGGCCGGCGTTCGGACGGCTCTCGTCGGGCGAAAGCGTCGAAGCCGACGGCGAGACGGTCGAACCGGCCGACGTTCGGCGCGCGCGAGAGCAGCGCTTCGAGTTCTGA
- the ftsZ gene encoding cell division protein FtsZ, with the protein MDSIIEDAIGEAEEDGEAPAGEPASAGSNGTGAETDADVKGSGTMTDEELASVVKDLETKITVVGCGGAGGNTVTRMSEAGIHGAKLVAANTDAQHLATEVEADEKILIGRQRTGGRGAGSVPKIGEEAAQEDIEDITKSIDGSDMVFITAGLGGGTGTGSAPVVAQAAQEKGALTIAIVTIPFTAEGERRRANADAGLERLRAVADTVIVIPNDRLLDYAPNMPLQDAFKICDRVLMRSVKGMTELITKPGLVNVDFADVKTIMENGGVAMIGLGESDSENKAQDSIRSALRSPLLDVEFDGANSALVNVVGGPDMSIEEAEGVVEEIYDRIDPDARIIWGASVNPEFDGKMETMIVVTGVESPQIYGKSEAEAERAMAEGGDDIDYVE; encoded by the coding sequence ATGGACTCGATTATCGAGGACGCTATCGGCGAAGCCGAAGAGGATGGGGAGGCGCCGGCTGGGGAGCCGGCGTCGGCCGGTTCCAACGGGACCGGAGCCGAGACCGACGCCGACGTGAAAGGGTCGGGAACGATGACCGACGAGGAACTGGCGAGCGTCGTCAAGGACCTCGAAACGAAGATTACCGTCGTCGGCTGCGGCGGCGCCGGCGGCAACACCGTCACCCGGATGTCCGAGGCCGGCATCCACGGCGCAAAACTGGTCGCCGCCAACACCGACGCCCAACACCTCGCGACCGAGGTCGAAGCCGACGAGAAAATCCTCATCGGCCGCCAGCGAACAGGCGGTCGCGGCGCCGGTAGCGTCCCGAAAATCGGCGAAGAGGCCGCCCAAGAGGACATCGAGGACATCACGAAGTCCATCGACGGTTCGGATATGGTGTTCATCACCGCCGGCCTCGGCGGTGGCACCGGCACCGGTTCCGCACCGGTCGTCGCACAGGCCGCCCAAGAGAAGGGCGCGCTCACCATCGCCATCGTGACGATTCCGTTCACCGCCGAGGGCGAACGGCGGCGAGCCAACGCCGATGCCGGTCTCGAACGGCTCCGTGCCGTCGCGGACACCGTCATCGTCATCCCGAACGACCGACTGCTCGATTACGCGCCGAACATGCCGTTGCAGGACGCCTTCAAAATCTGTGACCGCGTCCTGATGCGCAGCGTCAAGGGCATGACCGAGCTCATCACCAAGCCCGGACTCGTCAACGTCGACTTCGCCGACGTGAAGACCATCATGGAGAACGGCGGCGTCGCCATGATTGGACTGGGCGAGAGCGATTCGGAGAACAAAGCCCAAGACTCCATCCGGTCGGCGCTCCGGTCGCCGCTGCTCGACGTGGAGTTCGACGGCGCCAACAGCGCACTCGTCAACGTCGTCGGTGGTCCCGACATGTCCATCGAGGAGGCCGAGGGCGTCGTCGAGGAGATTTACGACCGCATCGACCCCGACGCACGCATCATCTGGGGCGCCTCCGTCAATCCCGAGTTCGACGGCAAGATGGAGACGATGATCGTCGTGACGGGTGTCGAAAGCCCCCAGATTTACGGCAAGAGCGAGGCCGAAGCCGAGCGCGCGATGGCGGAGGGCGGCGACGACATCGACTACGTCGAGTAG
- a CDS encoding protein translocase SEC61 complex subunit gamma, translating to MNTPKDLSSYVRVLKLASTPSWDEFSKVSTIAGIGILLVGFIGFAIFAIMTFVPGGP from the coding sequence ATGAACACGCCGAAAGACCTCTCGTCGTACGTTCGGGTGCTCAAACTCGCGAGCACGCCGTCGTGGGACGAGTTCTCGAAGGTGTCCACCATCGCCGGCATCGGCATCCTGCTCGTGGGCTTCATCGGCTTCGCCATCTTCGCGATTATGACGTTCGTCCCCGGAGGGCCCTGA
- a CDS encoding transcription elongation factor Spt5 has translation MSSVYAVKTTASQERTVADMIISREEPDIHAALAPDSLTSYVMVEADGPAAIERALEDIPHARNLVPGESSITEVEHFLSPKPDVEGIAEGDIVELIAGPFKGEKAQVQRIDEGKDQVTVELYEATVPIPVTVRGDQIRVLDSEER, from the coding sequence ATGTCGTCGGTTTACGCAGTCAAGACCACCGCGAGCCAGGAGCGGACGGTCGCTGACATGATTATCAGCCGCGAGGAGCCCGATATCCACGCCGCCCTCGCGCCGGACTCGCTGACCAGCTACGTGATGGTCGAAGCCGACGGACCGGCCGCCATCGAGCGAGCACTCGAAGACATTCCTCACGCCCGCAATCTGGTCCCCGGCGAATCCTCGATTACCGAGGTCGAACACTTCCTGAGCCCGAAGCCGGATGTCGAAGGCATCGCGGAAGGCGACATCGTCGAACTCATCGCCGGCCCGTTCAAAGGCGAGAAAGCTCAGGTCCAACGCATCGACGAGGGGAAAGACCAGGTCACCGTCGAACTGTACGAGGCGACGGTTCCGATTCCGGTCACGGTCCGCGGCGACCAGATTCGCGTTCTCGACAGCGAAGAGCGGTAA
- a CDS encoding RNA-guided endonuclease InsQ/TnpB family protein: MGVRRTAVVKIAVSDEQRDALHRTAEQYLYCANRTADYCWSDTSYTECKTNKREVRDALYSELREETDLQAQLVQAAIKRAVEAVKACVERWKKGQRVSQPTFTAETMDYDTRSATFYRNKVSLATVEGRVEPSFVLPADSPTPYERYVLSENYEFRESTLRYDVATDEFYLNLSTRRTDGDDEVSEDTGHPDQTVLGIDLGVNSLAVSSTGTFWQGDDYDHWCREFEKRRGEMQRRGTQAAHKALLRLGKREEAWRKQYIHTVANELVEEALTHDCDVIAFEDLTDIRERLPHAKWHHVWAFRRLLEYVSYKAPEQEVSVEQVEPNHTSQRCSRTDCGFTHENNRHGEHFECQKCGYEVNADYNGAKNIGLRYARKQTHRLRSSPKPGSGDAEVDLRINGGTLNGENHQPIAGD; this comes from the coding sequence ATGGGTGTGCGTCGAACCGCCGTCGTGAAAATCGCCGTTTCCGACGAGCAACGCGACGCACTCCACCGAACCGCCGAGCAATACCTGTACTGCGCGAACCGAACCGCCGACTACTGTTGGTCCGACACCTCCTATACCGAGTGTAAGACCAACAAACGAGAGGTCCGTGACGCGCTCTACTCCGAACTTCGAGAGGAGACAGACCTACAGGCCCAACTTGTCCAAGCCGCTATCAAACGCGCTGTCGAAGCTGTCAAAGCGTGTGTCGAACGGTGGAAAAAGGGACAGCGCGTCTCTCAACCGACGTTCACCGCCGAAACGATGGACTACGACACGCGGAGCGCGACCTTCTACCGGAACAAGGTGTCGCTGGCAACTGTTGAGGGCCGAGTCGAACCGTCGTTCGTTCTCCCGGCAGACAGTCCGACGCCCTACGAGCGGTACGTACTCTCCGAGAACTACGAGTTCCGCGAGAGTACGCTTCGGTACGACGTGGCCACTGACGAGTTCTACCTCAATCTTTCGACGCGGCGAACAGACGGTGACGATGAGGTTTCGGAAGACACCGGGCACCCCGACCAAACGGTCCTCGGTATCGACCTCGGCGTCAATAGCCTCGCTGTGTCCTCAACCGGCACGTTTTGGCAGGGGGACGACTACGACCACTGGTGTCGTGAGTTCGAGAAGCGACGTGGCGAGATGCAACGGCGCGGCACGCAGGCCGCACACAAGGCCCTGCTTCGCCTCGGGAAGCGTGAAGAAGCCTGGCGCAAACAATACATCCACACGGTCGCCAACGAACTCGTCGAGGAAGCCCTCACTCACGACTGCGACGTGATTGCGTTCGAGGATTTAACCGACATTCGAGAGCGGCTTCCACACGCAAAGTGGCACCACGTCTGGGCGTTCCGACGCCTGCTTGAGTACGTCTCCTACAAAGCCCCTGAACAGGAGGTCTCCGTGGAACAGGTCGAGCCGAACCACACATCCCAACGCTGTTCTCGAACGGACTGTGGGTTCACACACGAGAATAACCGCCACGGAGAACACTTTGAGTGCCAGAAGTGTGGGTATGAGGTGAACGCGGACTACAACGGTGCGAAAAATATCGGGCTACGGTACGCTCGAAAGCAGACACACAGACTCCGTTCCTCGCCCAAGCCGGGGAGCGGAGACGCAGAAGTAGACCTGCGTATAAATGGTGGGACGTTGAACGGCGAGAATCACCAGCCGATTGCTGGCGATTGA
- a CDS encoding PHP-associated domain-containing protein: protein MDEFRVDAHVKVLDEQVAERAKRRGLDAIVYAPHFKRLPDIEARAERFTDDELLVVPAREVFTGDWRNRKHVLAVGLSEPVPDFISLEGALAEFDRQDAAVLAPHPEFATVSMEAHDLRAHADRLHGIELYNPKHWQHHNERARELQREFDLPPFGSSYAHLPGTIGEVWTAFEERFDTVAELTEAFREDAPRKVFHRDGIEHRLRCGAEFLHLFYENTWEKIDRLFLSGTEPTHPDHIAYEGRFDDVSVY from the coding sequence ATGGACGAGTTCCGCGTCGACGCCCACGTGAAGGTGCTCGACGAGCAGGTCGCCGAGCGCGCGAAACGACGGGGTCTCGACGCCATCGTGTACGCGCCACACTTCAAGCGACTCCCCGACATCGAGGCACGCGCCGAGCGGTTCACCGACGACGAACTGCTCGTCGTTCCCGCACGCGAGGTGTTTACCGGCGACTGGCGGAATCGAAAGCACGTCCTCGCGGTCGGACTCTCCGAGCCGGTTCCGGATTTCATCAGTCTCGAAGGCGCGCTGGCCGAGTTCGACCGACAGGACGCGGCCGTCCTCGCCCCCCACCCCGAGTTCGCGACGGTGAGTATGGAGGCCCACGACCTTCGCGCCCACGCCGACCGACTCCACGGTATCGAACTGTACAACCCGAAACACTGGCAGCACCACAACGAACGCGCACGGGAGTTACAGCGGGAGTTCGACTTGCCACCGTTCGGGTCGTCGTACGCCCATCTCCCGGGGACCATCGGCGAGGTGTGGACGGCCTTCGAGGAACGATTCGACACCGTCGCGGAACTCACCGAAGCGTTTCGGGAGGATGCGCCGCGGAAGGTGTTCCACCGAGACGGCATCGAGCACCGACTCCGGTGTGGTGCCGAGTTCCTCCATCTGTTCTACGAGAACACCTGGGAGAAAATCGACCGACTGTTCCTCTCCGGGACGGAACCGACCCACCCGGACCATATCGCCTACGAAGGCCGCTTCGACGACGTCAGCGTCTATTAG